Genomic DNA from Anthonomus grandis grandis chromosome 2, icAntGran1.3, whole genome shotgun sequence:
atagctccgcggAGCTATGTCTCCGCAAGGTTGGGACtcagaaatgtttgtcccttgccgataaggtgtccttaatCATCtcatggtcagaacctcattgtttttgtatgtcgaatacacacctttccttagcaatttggcaatatccgtgtccctttgattgtcctgcatctgtcctttttattctgtgtttaatccctttttctacaagcatattgtactatagggaacccctgttgcaaagcactacaatcatttgtgaactgaggatcattccttagattgttattgacatttaaatgaatttgtttggcgtctgtacttaaacaattacgttttaaaactgcttgatttttccctgtagcttctacttcccttgcttctttttgcttcctcaacactaaaaaattaactatcagaactatgtaagtataaatcactgtccagatcactcttattgttttccttacaaatgttattgtcttttttgTGCACCCACAGTCTCCACAAGCCcacacaaacactttcctcttcatttgccaaatttttctgcctattttcccagggtctaacattttaaggtctttaggtataataccaaaacaaatccacaaacacaaataaaaaaaacacacttcctctacaaaaaatgtaaacggatacaggccaaattctcaacattcataaacgtgtaaaaagcaaaaccggcaaaactcatcaaataataataccctCACATGACCCCCCACCcgactattaaaggtgatatttttttttggtaaggtGAGGGAATGCTCTTTTACGCACACCCAGCTTGAGCTGGGTAGTGTGGGACTCTCCTAGATAGGAATACCCACTAAACCACTCACCAAGCAAGGTTTGACCTCTCACCTCCACTGCCCGGTTACGGATCGGAAAACCTGCTTAACCGGAACCTCTATGTTCGGTTGCCTCTTGCTCTTTTCTAGAAGAGCGCCTCTTTTCAGAGTGCTGTCTCTTCCCTGTATCTCCGTATTTCTACGGCAGGGCTCGTAGTTCTTCAATCATTTCTGGGATGCTTATAAGCAAATCCCTGggaaaggtgatagacccatccaacaactattttgaaggcgatagacccatccttaaagatctctttaaaaacacgacgaaagtaatacaaaaacagcctaaaaatttattagggtacggccccgtaatcttcaaaatcagtgggatagagaaagatacaaaatcacttgcacagcctgaAGTAGGAATTACCGGAACGTaggtattttatctttgtttaatagactggctaaaaagaggtgacaagtctgtgagtgctggaagtgtttaaaatattttgtaagatgcttcgattttagtccgcggtcaattttttgatattattttcttatgatattattttctttctaaaaattgacactttcgaaagaaaaataaaaaatactataaaacatagggttttacatatatttaaaatgatttcatagataaacaatataaaattttgccatttaaacatgtatatcatgcgacaataaatacgacataggcgcacggactagttactgcggcatctgcgacacatcaaagattctaatagatctctgaactggactttacccTGTAATTTTTCCAGTCGCTGCTATAAACCGCAGCCAAATTTGTTTTCTTAGATAGAATATTAATGGATTcccattatttaaaaaaaactcgttTTAACTGTGAGCTCTTTATTTCTCCATTTAATATGAGCATTTATAAACTTGTTTATTTGATAGAACATTGGTGGTTGTCTTATAATACTCTGGCGTTCTCTTACAATCGACAAAATCAGAAGGCTTTAGAAAATGTCCATTTACTagaacgaaataaaaaaatctttgtctTTGTGTAACATTGATGGTTTTTCATTGTTTCTGTCATTCACATCCACTGAAGTTGTTTATTTGTGAGAATGTAACTTTAACGAATTTTCTCGATTAAATATAATCATTCCCAACCTTCTTTTTTTGTTAGAAAgttaaggaattaaaaaaataactaaattttaaattatgtttcagCTCCTCATTCCCCGGGCTATGCAGGGTAAGTAAACCCAAACTAACCTACCTGGCAATCTTTGacagttattaatttttctagtgGGTCGGTATTAGTGAACTCTAACGCGAACGCTCTAAGTGGAGGAGGATTTGGTAAGCTCATTTAACCTCGATCCCTCACATTTGaaacaatactttttttttcaggatCGATTCCAGTTGGTGGGTCCTTTGGGTAAGTTATATACGACatactttccaaaaaatatattttaatataatatttattttatcagatCATCTTCTAAAGCTTCAGCAAGCGCGGAGGCTAGCAGCTTTGGTAAGTTTTTAGTAAGCAAAATCAAGCGTCGTTACAAATACTTCCCTGTTTATGTCAAGGTTTTGGGACAAATAGTGGAGCTGGGGCTGGTGGATGCTGCGGAGGTAAGCCTAacactaaataataaaactataaataaaacaagtttatttttactttaggtTCTTTTGGAGGGTTTGAAGGGTAAGTTAcatcatgaaataaaaatattaaaattttttgacaattttattacTAACTAGAAGTTCTGCTAATGCCGGAGCTCAATCAGGCGCAGGAGGAGTTGGTAAGTTACTTTTAACTCCCATTAAAACAgtaaactaaatatatttttttcttatttcaggtACATTTGGAGGGtaagcttttatttttttaaaccttaaaaccaaatattaagcGAAACGTACTATTTTAGTAGCTCGGCTCTTTCAAATTCCGGAGCTCAAGCTGGGGCCGGTGGAATTGGTAAGTAACTCTATCTAGTTCAATAGAATTGTAtgatttatcattatttttttaggacaCGGATATATCGGAAACCCAGGGTAAGCAACGCTTTTCTCGTATTAAAAATGGTCTCTTTgatagcttttttttaatagatcgATAAGTTCTGCAAATTCTGGAGCTCATGCAGGTGCAGGAGGTTTTGGTAAGTACTTTCgaactttaaattaaacaatttaataaatttatctatTTACAGTTCCCGGTTCATTTGGAGGGTAAGCCAttctcttatttaatagtaatacCAAAACTTGAAGGTTAGATTGAAAAGTACTAATAAGGTTTACCTTTATAGTAGTTTAGCCAATGCAGGCGCTGGAGCTGGAGCTAGTGGTTTTGGTAAGCAACTGTCTCCAGTTTGTAAAATTGTGTACTGACTGACCTTTGTTTTTTAGGTCACGGAAATTTAGGGTAAGCAACGGGTTTATCACTGTTAAAAATCTCTAAACATATAGCTTTATTAGATCCATTAGTTCATCTAATGCGGGAGCTCACGCAGGTGGAAGAGGTGGTGGTAAGTTACTTCaaacttgaaattttaaagcttactacatttaattttttctagctCCAGTGGGCTTTGGAACATTTGGAGGGTAAgcaattatttgtttaaatattatcatGGTAAATATAAAGCAAAAGTTACTTTTTCAGTAGCTCGTCGCAAGCGAATGCTGGAGCTGATGCTGCCTCAGGTGGTTTCGGTAAGCCAATATAACTATCTTAGTTCCATTTTCTAGTAACTTCCTAATGTTTTTTAGGTCAAGGATATGTAGGAAATTCAGGGTAAGCACTGTTTAGAATGAAATTTCTAAATATATAGATTTATTAGATCTTTTAGTTCTTCTAACGCCGGAGCTCAAGCAGGTGCAGGCAGCTTTGGTAAGTTATTTCTAACTTACACTcaaataaattactaaattaaattgtttgaaTTGTAGGTGGATTTGGAGGGTaagccattatttgttaaatagtTTCAAACAATATCATAGCTTCAAGCAAATTATATCGAGACTTACCTTTTTAGTAGTGCAGCGCAAGCCAATGCGGGAGCTTCAGCTGGAGCAGGTGGTATTGGTAAGGAAATATACTTAGTTTAAAAGAATTTTGCACTGACTGAACATTGGTTTTTAGGTCACGGATATTTAGGAAATTCAGGGTAAGTCACGTCAGGTTCGCTGTAAAGAAACggaatttattattgatttcttgTTAGATCTTATAGTTCAGCTAATGCCGGGGCAAGTGCGTTTTCCAGAGGTTAGttataaaacaagattttttgaaattttcattacaaaaatctatttttttaggAGCTCGTGCGCCAGTTGCGTAAGTTTCAGAAAATCAGTTTTTCCTTCATTACTTGCAAATTTATCATTGTTTTCAGTCAATTTGGAATTGCCGGTGCTAAATCGCATGCGCATTCGGTAGGAATCAGTGAGTACTATAATTAGtcatttattagtttatttttatttatttttaattcttttaggCACCCCCTTTGGAAGCATTTCAGGGTAAGCTGGTTAAATAGCATTGTCTCCATATCAGAGCATCAATGGTTTTCCCAATTGAATTTCACTCAGTTTCGTTCATTGACAATCTAATATTGAGACAAGTTTATTTAGTAATTATACTGATATAAGAAACTCAATATTCCttgtctatttctttttcttacaCACAGTAGTTCTGCCCATTCTCACGCAGGCGCAGCTGGATTTGGAGGATTCGGTAAGTCCGTTCAGAGATGGTGCTCCCATCGATCTCTCATTAATTCTGTTTTGTCTGTAGGTGCGGGTGCCCATGCCAATGCAGGCGCAAGCGCAGGAGTTTTTTAGACTTCTTCCAAGACTGttttggatttaatttaaattgttttattgtgaaaataaataatttatggaactggagtgttttttttatttttcaaaatattttagtagcATTCCAGCTACTTGAACATTTGATAGCAAACACGTCTtagttaatatttcattttgtcACTAGCAGAAGCACAAATAGCGGAGTGTTAAATACATTATCCATTTGATTACTGAATACATTAGACTACACACAGACTGTTTTTAAGAGCAATTTCTACACAGAGGGCAGAGGATATTTTGgtgataaacatgcttagtattccatgttgccaCTGATTAATAAATAGTTGTAATTAGCAGAAaccaaaaaactattttgtgtGATATTTATATATAACGGAATTTCGGACGGCGGCCATCTTAGGTGACTTGGCATACGAtatatacagtgagagccaaaagtccggaataaattcatttaaaattcagggatatgttcaaaaaaaacgctcggacacgtcgatttttatttttaactgcgggttttcttactataattttatgtatacagggtggtccaaaaataagttacgaacatcaacttcaatttttgaaatggaaatacctattttttattctgtattcttaaagaacaaaaaattctagacatatttcatgtacaatatcctatacctatcttcatttgtttttaatctattgacagttgaagatcggcatatttgcacttttgacatgttataaaatccaaacggttagacatagacaaatgaAGTTTGCACTTTTattcgaagcttttttaaaaccatctgttgacCTAGCTAGTaagtgtcaacaggtactgagaaatttacggttaaatttctaaaaaaacattcaaaatattaattaatgtatttaatcaaaagtattgtataaacgttgaacaaaaagaaactattctaatctacaccgaattaaatgttcaaattgagccccattaacttcttgacagtaagcgagtcttgattcgaattctctcagaacgttgcgtatcatttcttgaggtatttgttgaatctcatttcttataatatttctcaattcttctaaattgttgggtttatttacatacactctatgctttaaataaccccacaaaaagaagtccgAAGGAGTCAAGGCGGGGGACCTAGCAGGCCACTCCAATTGCCCCTTCGCCCAATCCATCACTCACTTAAATATTGGCGCACGGCTCTGCTGAAGTGTGGCggcgcgccatcttgctggaaccaaattgaagcttctggaatattgggattttttgcatttggaaacatcaaacataaagcgggaatcagttcgttccttaagaattccaaataacgttgacctgttaaggtaccttcaaagaaaaatggacctatgACTCTGTCATTGATAATGCCGGTCCAAACATTCACAGATTGAGGATATTGGGTATGAGCTTCAATCACCTAATTTGGATTGGAGGAAGACCAGTAACGGCAGTTCTGTctgttcactgtaccattgaggcagaaggtcgactcgtcagaaaaaattattctacgagtaaaaagacggtcgttatggcagacattcattatagtttcgcaaaactctaatcgACGATCTGTATCATCTTCCTTAAGTtcgtggattaattttaatttatagggaggatattttgcctttttcaaaatccttcttaaagatgtttttccgacatcgttatctagtgctgcctgtctagtcggtgtattaggattttcttcaataGACAAAACCacatttaacttcttttccTCGGAAATTGAGGGACAACCCGATCTGGGTCGATCTCTGACGTGACCTAATtccctaaattttctttctagtttgctaacggtagactgagatattgtcttatcaggatacttggtatTAAACATTTCACAACCTGGTGTTGGGTCCTAATGCGATCACCACATCCTGTCATAATTAGTATTTCTATTCTCTCAGTTTCacttaacttattcatcttttcaggcaatattaaattttacaataaacaaggaTAAGACTGCTTGATACCTGTCACTTCAAAAAATGAGGACAACATCATTGCAACAAtggatgaaaaaacacaaaaaacaaggT
This window encodes:
- the LOC126750142 gene encoding keratin, type I cytoskeletal 9-like, giving the protein MNRFVALVVVVTLGAVLAAPHSPGYAGGSVLVNSNANALSGGGFGSIPVGGSFGSSSKASASAEASSFGFGTNSGAGAGGCCGGSFGGFEGSSANAGAQSGAGGVGTFGGSSALSNSGAQAGAGGIGHGYIGNPGSISSANSGAHAGAGGFVPGSFGGSLANAGAGAGASGFGHGNLGSISSSNAGAHAGGRGGAPVGFGTFGGSSSQANAGADAASGGFGQGYVGNSGSFSSSNAGAQAGAGSFGGFGG